A single genomic interval of Drosophila virilis strain 15010-1051.87 chromosome 2, Dvir_AGI_RSII-ME, whole genome shotgun sequence harbors:
- the unc79 gene encoding protein unc-79 homolog isoform X2, with product MTGSFRVQLINMGTRAAAFQAKLRALHEYHVRLLHNVLPAPSGVDIANNIKYFSQTLLTVLKDVRTSPHELICDPLEDPTRMSAYPNLEYGNLYNALTMLIDVAPCIQYGQIVFGKALLQCLSCILPFLDKDLIDNLPYLVSSTISVLPPALHQDIVNALCYYILPFTITRRSADEQECQACQSVSSVIMMVLQYSKNPAHHCQLLECLMTLKHNVVKDILCVVAYGTAVSRSSAAKLLFYYWPAFDPNLFDRKVLLSKLTNDLLPFTCQRDQCPNAGNAEAAKVCYDHSICITYAQDCPPPLYLCIECANEIHREHANLEFGDILHPMQQVSMVCENKNCRSNEKSAFSICFSTECAAFNGNHPIRYCAQCHSNRHNSRRGGDHVVHRSLQPAWQMDPEMQMHMVESVVSLLREAKPLNFEPGKESPSETKKNGAALTPDNISLEERQMLGRYGIWLLVGRCTPTVDTPVEVLGRILSMLFHWFHVTAYSYDAAGQIESTIEKLKMDHVCDWLKEICRIHYNVFISCLLPHPPEYARVGGHWETLASRTSHLKEGLQRLICLVPYEVITSEIWDYVMPHWMEAITNDVAEKELNELKIVLSKILDPEMSPLGFDAKTMYNFVAIRFEKTTAKVQQQALHWLQILTKLEILIPLVQLFAMFGDGVRIMKYGIQHELMREKEKEKEPQTQQQAKAPKTPCKESKAEMANPPRRSSISPVVEDDSGNTSAISDDEAPTNRHTEFSTDAEHNLTCCILMLDILLKQMELQDVEQHMGIHTSVCENVSRLIKCMVTAARVGLSSHVCALKVAECAYCEASTMWHQLSTKLVEFMAPLHPVRPPDVPIEDIIEEEKSSRKSPPESDKEKSRDRDVSLSMAPLPIPLGPLGGFAGPMPVAVPQPEPHSVGGVLVHMPHVCSNNENGHSVDNNELRKVHATDEIMTATVETVSEQLDLASFLPTDRAIARSITLSDADVGSANVSVTKASVMGENGANGSTAGGGENGSGSEDDEEEEDSDDFWHTSVGKFKFTLDQLPQPLQYIHQLLTEIPTIKKPEILYYVLQCLKTMALHGDALAKAAKEQRGFFIWCQENLLIKNLWELCNAEHSHICQVGVPLLLHCITLPLGSDVFWRVVQEAFHDADWRVRFTAVERVTVITRFMDSTPLRSEVGLQTAMATAFCHLIASMDDINVYVAQRATLYIGTIHDTAIRSLLFCLESQFDLFIVDRPVVLQSVYQLHNSLSDRKLLGWDFFLNRFDTLFVEAQINLEKCGDISYLRDLRNSDNGSEALSAKILKAREALSQSDTSGSMAKTLSASFGTKWPYKRTMSAPASMAPRQDSKFVPEKEKIYSRQVSAPILKRKTSRFGLGQFLGSSSGNQNTSTASHSVATTSITLHTRSKAPPPCPVHHSQHTAFPYQPTQHQHPHTHAHPHPHAHPHPHAHQHPHAHAHPSQHHPHSHPQYAGSSAQVATFASAHSQSHQYLVHCVPPSHHSPMPTLQEAETLLRAQAAQQTASVQSSMASTQQQSAEQSRTIQTTVVATTSGTATSGSCSVGAASGHAFATSFHSHFQKHPSAPNLLPLQPPVAAPSPSPSALAYPMHCTCDVAPQPGANIAGNTGSTTVNPDGHIHSLGGLNDENLIGLLSRITELEESDRETIHLLVFMLMQFMSRTDQAFPTEDKPMTRTQNIVLKHLFLLLGHNQIDKTFHTTPESLRVSAVFNAFLANLAQVLDQNHLIGGLILPSVMQIILYAPNPTNTPGESYQNIVFNYSLWHLEQYPRRNWLFTLLVVLYKYSYTQPPLSGYVISAIRMIMNSLRGHFHQCRRIPTTTVLDIQTSVGGTARSRDVSQPSLGTDPDDKEASPPASPMFPSEGTSAASKSKAQNVAFTPKLQHAFRKYNDSSLDADETESELVAIPESDLSDSTLHGSSAPGSFDDTVHFEDVLPSKTESLRNRRAMDYSEEKSTKSLKSMITTKTGDTYSTKIKPSSESVSTTVVTTHTRHSLQEGVRMIVTPLVGSETTETAIVSPPVDVHRAVTVRNKSLENAAASTSKMFAAIATNHLKALGALQDVPTSSGSKPSSSNGNGSRSTNGSSGAPAAAPSVAAKPIGRHKTIVECSAGTSSSSAEDSRQKKSQTRSLRHSDKAYGSPDSPLSKMNVMPNPRDELDAGLLPPSKSIAALEIPTPERLLPIGTQDTVATLVERMRDGLNLPDISHLKQDSLDVSESTKDDVTPSSRNNSPRRLIKQVALESPPNPNAPIATPSTTQAQPQPPLQSHPPQDLHTSILKNVTQDLKQQPSERQPNLPGTSATSHSIKRPRQKLAPFNVDTNAIPDIRSRFAGSWPPPPFQPAEEPGEDGEHTPEIANGHTTHTSAHAERGSSRRVGNYTIVERCSDCGAVIEEYTDEEIGIFIVILGTFIHREPAMAAPFLPEVLTMTSRICLSGTHAWQGENGLPLASSAQAVALQFIRCVLHQLAPNGIFLQVFQTQMKIKIRHNHFRSIAKALQDFQDLNATSPIYMVCESLTSKKALPIDQLPIIFRNMAEYLQCVPAEAGVGLAVWSQAMQAMESLLRQVIVIMPSLSNCEYMLELIVATLRLNCVPKTLLDPYSKIMAHCVQYTNLEYQTLYDLCTLNTRSFNKDRDKNLLCRQMIFEFVQALKFKSNIPDHNLLMIIGFVLLDAGGSLPPGALPGLPEAAPVLTTNAADCFRQYINDVIDFLADFHTLSKIKNFKNGQSSSGLGEDTLGGVLKGAVAQYLALEMSRGSSRDHKAVSRYLPWLNNAPSSLQQGPKEFTECVGHMRLLSWLLLGSLTHMALVQRRQETHTLPPVLPPNIAPGQGLPPMASVHYQHQGVTYSQPVPQEASCHIADHIQVIFAGFAEQSKTSVLHMSSLFHAFTLCQLWTVYLEQMAHNTNSNAEGSTLGVLFEFWTKVTPSILQLVSHAKPANKEPHAQAGIDFQAQNANSKLSEMVNLHFLSLLEALKETNSTVLGKLLPMWSTVLSSQTQLSDTLHVRLQNVRDYAPNFEEQQTHKSESLLKWLQRLQFKMGQIELQASTATQFYSI from the exons ATGACTGGCAGCTTCAGGGTGCAACTCATCAACATGGGCACTCGCGCTGCCGCCT TTCAGGCAAAACTGAGAGCCCTTCATGAATACCATGTACGCCTCTTGCACAACGTCTTACCTGCGCCCTCTGGCGTCGATATTGCTAACAATATCAAATACTTTTCTCAAACTCTACTAA CTGTCCTTAAAGATGTGCGCACCTCTCCGCATGAGCTTATCTGCGATCCTCTCGAAGATCCCACACGCATGTCCGCCTACCCAAATCTCGAATATGGCAATCTCTATAATGCCTTAACCATGCTCATTGATGTGGCACCCTGTATACAGTATGGCCAAATCG TTTTCGGCAAAGCTTTGCTACAGTGTCTAAGCTGCATATTACCCTTTCTCGATAAGGATCTTATTGATAATCTACCCTATCTAGTTAGCTCTACTATATCTGTACTACCGCCAGCCTTGCATCAGGATATTGTCAATGCACTGTGCTACTATATCTTACCCTTTACCATAA CACGTCGCAGCGCCGATGAGCAGGAATGCCAAGCCTGCCAGTCTGTCTCCTCTGTCATCATGATGGTACTGCAATACTCGAAAAATCCAG CACATCACTGTCAACTACTGGAGTGTCTGATGACTCTGAAGCATAATGTGGTCAAGGACATACTCTGCGTGGTGGCCTATGGCACTGCTGTTTCCCGTTCCTCCGCTGCCAAGCTGCTCTTCTACTACTGGCCCGCATTTGATCCCAATCTTTTCGATCGCAAGGTTCTGCTCTCTAAACTTACCA ATGActtgctaccattcacctgtCAACGCGATCAATGCCCCAATGCTGGCAATGCCGAGGCCGCCAAGGTATGCTACGATCATAGCATTTGCATCACCTATGCACAGGACTGTCCGCCGCCATTGTATCTGTGCATCGAGTGCGCCAACGAGATACATCGGGAGCACGCTAATCTGGAGTTTGGCGATATACTGCATCCCATGCAACAGGTGTCCATGGTGTGCGAGAACAAAAACTGTCGATCCAACGAGAAGTCCGCCTTCTCCATATGCTTCTCGACCGAATGCGCCGCCTTCAACGGCAATCATCCCATTCGCTATTGCGCCCAGTGCCACAGCAACCGTCATAACTCCCGTCGCGGTGGTGATCATGTGGTGCATCGCAGCCTGCAGCCAGCCTGGCAAATGGACCCGGAGATGCAAATGCACATGGTCGAGTCGGTGGTCAGTCTGCTGCGAGAGGCCAAGCCTCTGAACTTTGAGCCGGGCAAGGAGTCCCCGTCGGAGACGAAGAAGAACGGCGCTGCCCTCACACCGGACAACATTTCTCTCGAGGAGCGTCAGATGCTGGGCCGCTATGGCATTTGGTTGCTGGTAGGACGTTGTACTCCCACCGTCGATACACCAGTCGAGGTTCTGGGACGCATTCTGAGCATGCTCTTTCACTGGTTCCATGTCACGGCCTATTCATACGATG CTGCTGGACAGATTGAGAGCACCATAGAGAAGCTTAAAATGGATCACGTCTGCGACTGGCTAAAGGAGATTTGTCGCATACACTACAACGTGTTCATCTCCTGTCTGCTGCCGCATCCGCCAGAGTACGCTCGGGTGGGTGGTCACTGGGAAACGCTCGCCTCACGCACCAGCCACCTGAAGGAGGGTCTGCAGCGTCTGATCTGCCTGGTGCCCTACGAAGTGATCACCTCGGAGATATGGGACTATGTGATGCCGCACTGGATGGAGGCCATTACCAATGATGTGGCCGAAAAGGAGCTAAACGAGCTTAAAATTGTGCTCAGCAAAATACTCGATCCGGAAATGTCACCGCTCGGCTTCGATGCCAAGACCATGTACAACTTTGTGGCCATACGATTCGAAAAGACAACGGCCAAGGTGCAGCAACAGGCGCTCCACTGGCTGCAGATTCTCACCAAGCTGGAAATACTCATACCGCTCGTGCAGCTCTTTGCCATGTTCGGCGACGGGGTGCGCATCATGAAATACGGCATACAGCACGAGCTTATGCGGGAGAAGGAGAAGGAAAAGGAGCCGCAAACTCAACAGCAGGCAAAAGCGCCCAAGACACCGTGCAAGGAGAGCAAAGCCGAAATGGCCAATCCACCCAGGCGCAGTTCCATTT CGCCCGTTGTGGAGGATGACTCCGGCAATACATCGGCAATATCGGACGATGAGGCGCCCACCAACCGGCACACGGAGTTCTCTACAGATGCCGAGCACAACTTAACTTGCTGCATACTCATGCTGGACATTCTGCTCAAGCAAATGGAGCTGCAGGACGTGGAGCAGCACATGGGCATACACACTAGCGTGTGCGAAAATGTCTCTCGCCTCATCAAGTGCATGGTAACAGCGGCCCGGGTGGGTCTAAGTAGTCACGTCTGTGCATTAAAG GTGGCGGAGTGTGCCTACTGCGAGGCCTCCACGATGTGGCATCAGCTGTCGACCAAGCTGGTTGAGTTTATGGCCCCACTGCATCCTGTTAGACCACCCGAT GTGCCAATTGAGGATATCATCGAAGAGGAAAAGTCGTCACGCAAATCGCCGCCCGAATCCGACAAAGAGAAATCTCGTGATCGTGATGTTTCGCTCTCCATGGCACCGTTGCCCATTCCGCTGGGTCCACTCGGAGGCTTTGCAG GTCCCATGCCCGTGGCCGTGCCCCAACCAGAGCCGCACTCAGTGGGCGGGGTGCTCGTCCATATGCCCCACGTTTGTTCC aataACGAAAATGGGCATTCAGTTGATAATAATGAATTGAGAAAAGTTCACGCCACAGACGAG ATCATGACGGCCACCGTAGAAACAGTTTCGGAGCAACTGGACTTGGCTTCCTTCCTGCCCACGGACAGGGCTATAGCACGGTCCATAACACTGTCCGATGCGGATGTGGGCAGCGCCAATGTCAGCGTCACCAAGGCATCCGTTATGGGTGAGAATGGCGCCAATGGCAGCACAGCCGGCGGCGGCGAGAATGGCAGCGGTTCCGAGGACGACGAGGAGGAAGAGGACAGTGATGATTTCTGGCACACATCGGTGGGCAAGTTTAAGTTCACGCTGGATCAGCTACCCCAACCACTGCAGTACATACACCAGTTGCTCACG GAAATACCCACCATTAAGAAACCGGAGATACTTTATTATGTGTTGCAATGCCTGAAGACGATGGCGCTGCACGGCGATGCCTTGGCCAAGGCCGCCAAGGAGCAGCGCGGCTTCTTCATATGGTGCCAGGAGAATTTGTTAATCAAAAA CCTGTGGGAGCTGTGCAACGCGGAACACTCACACATCTGTCAGGTGGgcgtgccgctgctgctgcactgcatCACATTGCCGCTGGGCTCGGACGTTTTCTGGCGCGTGGTGCAGGAGGCCTTTCACGATGCCGATTGGCGTGTCCGCTTCACAGCAGTTGAACGAGTAACCGTAATTACACGTTTTATGGATTCGACACCGCTGCGCTCCGAGGTGGGGCTCCAAACGGCAATGGCCACCGCCTTCTGTCATCTTATCGCCAGCATGGATGACATCAATGTGTATGTGGCGCAGCGGGCGACTCTCTACATCGGAACCATACATGATACGGCAATACGGTCACTGCTCTTCTGCTTGGAGTCGCAATTCGATCTGTTTATTGTCGATCGACCCGTGGTTCTGCAGTCGGTATATCAGCTGCACAATTCCCTATCCGATCGCAAGTTGCTCGGCTGGGATTTCTTTCTCAATCGCTTCGATACGCTCTTTGTGGAGGCGCAAATCAATCTGGAAAAGTGCGGAGACATTTCCTATCTGCGAGACTTACGCAACTCGGACAACGGCAGCGAGGCGCTCTCTGCCAAAATACTGAAAGCCAGAGAGGCACTGAGCCAGTCGGACACCAGCGGCAGCATGGCCAAGACCCTAAGCGCCTCCTTCGGCACCAAGTGGCCCTACAAAAGAACAATGTCTGCTCCAGCCAGCATGGCACCCCGCCAGGACTCTAAATTCG TACCCGAAAAGGAGAAAATCTACAGTCGGCAGGTGTCGGCACCCATACTCAAGCGGAAGACTTCGCGCTTCGGATTGGGTCAGTTCCTAGGCAGTAGTAGTGGCAACCAAAATACCAGTACAGCTAGTCATAGTGTGGCCACAACTAGTATTACATTGCATACACGATCCAAAGCGCCACCGCCATGTCCCGTACACCATTCCCAACACACGGCCTTTCCCTATCAACCCACACAGCAtcaacacccacacacacacgcgcacccacacccacacgcacacccacacccacacgcacaccaacacccacacgcacacgcacacccttCACAACACCATCCGCATTCACATCCCCAGTACGCTGGTAGTAGTGCACAAGTAGCTACGTTTGCCTCGGCTCATAGTCAAAGTCACCAGTATTTAGTGCATTGTGTACCGCCTAGTCATCATAGTCCAATGCCCACGCTGCAGGAGGCGGAGACATTGCTGCGCGCCCAGGCTGCCCAGCAAACAGCCTCCGTGCAGTCGAGCATGGCGTCCACGCAGCAACAGAGCGCAGAACAGTCGCGTACCATACAGACTACAGTGGTGGCAACGACAAGCGGTACGGCAACTTCGGGTAGTTGCTCGGTGGGTGCCGCTAGTGGCCACGCGTTTGCCACCTCCTTTCACTCCCATTTCCAAAAGCATCCTTCGGCGCCGAacttgctgccgctgcagccaCCGGTGGCCGCGCCTAGTCCCAGTCCCTCGGCACTGGCCTATCCCATGCATTGCACTTGTGATGTCGCTCCGCAGCCGGGTGCCAACATAGCGGGTAACACGGGCAGCACCACGGTCAATCCAG ATGGACATATTCACTCGCTGGGCGGACTCAACGATGAGAATCTTATTGGATTGCTTAGCCGCATTACGGAGCTGGAGGAATCGGATCGAGAGACAATTCATTTGCTCGTCTTTATGCTGATGCAGTTCATGTCGCGCACGGATCAAGCCTTTCCAACCGAGGACAAGCCCATGACGAGAACccaaaatattgttttgaaACATTTGTTCTTACTTCTGGGACACAATCAGATAGACAAGACTTTCCATACCACGCCCGAGTCGCTGCG CGTTTCGGCCGTGTTCAATgcatttttggccaatttggcGCAAGTCTTGGATCAAAATCATTTGATTGGAGGTCTTATATTGCCGTCTGTCATGCAAATCATTCTGTATGCACCCAATCCGACAAACACTCCGGGCGAATCGTATCAGAATATTGTCTTCAACTATTCGCTGTGGCATCTGGAGCAGTATCCGCGCCGCAATTGGCTATTCACGCTGCTGGTCGTCCTCTATAAGTACTCCTATACACAGCCACCGCTCAGTGGATATGTGATCTCCGCCATTCGCATGATTATGAACAGTCTGCGCGGCCACTTCCATCAGTGCCGGCGCATTCCCACCACCACCGTACTGGATATACAGACAAGCGTTGGCGGAACAGCACGATCGCGTGACGTTAGCCAGCCCTCGTTGGGCACAGATCCCGATGACAAGGAGGCCAGCCCACCAGCCAGCCCCATGTTCCCATCCGAAGGCACCAGCGCTGCCTCCAAGAGCAAAGCTCAAAATGTTGCCTTTACACCCAAACTGCAGCATGCTTTTCGCAAGTACAACGACTCTAGCCTGGATGCGGACGAAACCGAATCCGAACTGGTGGCCATACCCGAGAGTGATCTCTCCGATAGCACACTACATGGCAGCAGTGCGCCG GGCTCCTTCGATGACACAGTCCACTTTGAAGATGTCCTGCCCTCGAAAACAGAATCGCTGCGGAATCGTCGCGCCATGGACTACTCCGAGGAA AAATCGACCAAATCGCTGAAATCGATGATCACCACAAAAACTGGAGACACCTACTCCACAAAAATCAAGCCTAGCAGCGAGTCCGTCAGCACCACCGTGGTGACGACCCATACGCGTCACAGCCTGCAGGAGGGCGTGCGCATGATTGTGACTCCTCTGGTGGGCTCGGAAACGACGGAGACAGCGATTGTTAGCCCGCCCGTGGATGTGCATCGTGCGGTTACCGTGCGCAACAAGTCGCTGGAGAACGCAGCTGCCTCAACATCCAAAATGTTTGCGGCCATAGCGACCAATCATCTAAAAGCGCTGGGCGCTCTACAGGACGTGCCCACATCCAGCGGTAGTAAGCCCAGCTCCAGTAATGGCAACGGCAGTCGCTCCACAAATGGCAGCAGTGGCGCTCCAGCGGCCGCTCCATCAGTCGCTGCCAAGCCCATTGGACGCCATAAGACCATTGTGGAGTGCAGCGCCGGCACGTCCAGTTCCTCGGCGGAGGATTCGCGACAAAAGAAGTCTCAGACGAGGTCGCTAAGGCACAGCGACAAAGCATACGGCTCGCCCGATTCGCCGCTGTCCAAGATGAACGTGATGCCGAATCCCCGTGACGAGCTGGACGCAGGTCTATTGCCTCCTTCCAAGAGCATTGCCGCTCTCGAGATACCAACACCTGAGCGGCTGCTGCCTATTGGCACACAGGATACGGTTGCCACCTTGGTGGAGCGCATGCGGGACGGTCTCAATCTGCCGGACATCAGCCATCTCAAGCAGGACAGTTTAGATGTTTCGGAGAGCACCAAGGACGATGTAACGCCCAGCAGTCGCAACAACTCGCCGCGTCGCCTCATTAAGCAGGTGGCGCTCGAGTCACCACCCAACCCGAATGCACCGATTGCTACTCCTTCTACTACACAGGCCCAACCACAGCCGCCATTGCAGTCGCATCCTCCGCAAGACCTGCACACATCCATTTTAAAGAACGTCACACAGGATCTGAAGCAACAGCCCAGTGAACGACAACCGAACCTGCCTGGCACGTCGGCCACTTCCCATAGCATCAAGCGTCCCAGGCAGAAGCTGGCGCCCTTCAACGTAGACACCAATGCCATACCAGATATACGCTCGCGATTCGCCGGCTCCTGGCCGCCACCGCCATTCCAGCCAGCCGAGGAACCCGGCGAAGACGGCGAACATACACCCGAAATCGCAAATGGACACACGACACACACCTCAGCTCATGCGGAGCGAGGG AGCTCCCGACGCGTCGGCAACTATACGATTGTGGAACGCTGCTCTGATTGCGGCGCAGTTATCGAGGAGTACACGGATGAGGAGATTGGCATATTCATTGTAATCCTGGGCACATTTATTCACCGCGAGCCGGCAATGGCAGCGCCATTTCTGCCTGAGGTGCTGACCATGACATCGCG GATTTGTCTGAGTGGCACCCATGCCTGGCAGGGCGAGAACGGGCTGCCCTTGGCGAGCAGTGCCCAGGCCGTGGCACTGCAGTTCATACGCTGCGTTCTGCATCAGCTGGCCCCCAATGGAATCTTTCTGCAGGTTTTCCAGACCCAAATGAAAA TTAAAATACGGCACAACCATTTCCGCAGCATTGCCAAGGCGCTGCAAGACTTTCAGGATTTGAATGCAACCAGTCCCATTTATATGGTCTGCGAGTCGCTGACCTCAAAGAAGGCGCTGCCCATAGATCAGCTGCCCATCATCTTCCGGAACATGGCCGAGTATCTGCAGTGTGTGCCCGCCGAGGCGGGCGTTGGCCTGGCCGTCTGGTCACAGGCCATGCAGGCCATGGAATCATTGCTGCGACAGGTCATTGTCATCATGCCCAGCCTGAGCAATTGCGAGTATATGCTGGAGCTCATTGTAGCCACTTTACGCTTGAATTGTGTGCCCAAGACGCTTTTGGATCCATACTCCAAGATAATGGCCCACTGTGTGCAATACACCAACTTGGAATACCAGACGCTCTACGATCTGTGCACGCTCAACACACGCTCTTTCAACAAGGACCGCGACAAGAACTTACTTTGCCGACAAATGATCTTTGAGTTTGTCCAGGCGCTCAAGTTCAAGTCGAATATACCCGATCATAATCTGCTAATGATCATTGGATTTGTGCTGCTAGATGCGGGCGGTAGTTTACCACCAGGTGCATTGCCTGGTTTGCCAGAAGCAGCGCCCGTGCTGACCACAAATGCTGCAGACTGCTTTAGGCAGTACATTAACGATGTAATTGATTTTCTGGCCGATTTCCACACCCTCAGCAAGATCAAG AACTTCAAGAATGGCCAGTCAAGCAGTGGCCTAGGCGAGGACACCTTGGGCGGCGTCCTTAAGGGCGCTGTGGCCCAATATCTGGCACTCGAGATGTCCCGTGGCAGCTCACGCGATCACAAGGCAGTCTCACGCTATCTACCCTGGCTAAACAATGCTCCGTCGTCGTTGCAGCAGGg TCCCAAAGAATTCACGGAATGTGTGGGTCATATGCGTCTGCTCTcgtggctgctgctgggctCACTTACCCATATGGCGTTGGTGCAGCGACGCCAAGAGACGCATACGCTGCCACCAGTGCTGCCTCCAAATATAGCGCCCGGACAGGGTCTACCGCCGATGGCTAGTGTGCATTACCAGCATCAAGGAGTCACGTACTCACAGCCTGTGCCGCAGGAGGCATCCTGTCACATAGCTGACCACATACAGGTGATTTTTGCGGGCTTTGCCGAGCAGTCAAAGACTTCGGTGTTGCACATGTCGTCGCTTTTCCACGCATTTACGCTTTGCCAACTGTGGACCGTGTACTTGGAGCAGATGGCGCATAACACCAACAGCAATGCAGAAGGCAGCACATTGGGCGTACTATTTGAATTTTGGACCAAGGTAACACCAAGCATACTGCAACTGGTTTCGCATGCCAAACCTGCCAACAAGGAGCCGCATGCACAGGCTGGCATCGACTTTCAAGCTCAGAATGCCAACTCAAAGCTATCGGAAATGGTCAACTTACACTTCCTCAGCCTACTGGAAGCACTGAAGGAGACCAACTCCACGGTGCTGGGCAAATTGCTGCCCATGTGGAGCACTGTGCTCTCTTCGCAGACACAGCTATCGGACACGCTTCATGTGCGACTGCAAAATGTTCGCGACTATGCGCCAAACTTTGAAGAACAGCAAACGCATAAATCGGAATCGCTGCTCAAGTGGTTACAGCGTTTGCAATTTAAAATGGGCCAAATAGAGCTACAAGCCTCAACGGCAACACAGTTTTACTCGATTTGA